The Styela clava chromosome 2, kaStyClav1.hap1.2, whole genome shotgun sequence genome contains a region encoding:
- the LOC120336512 gene encoding ependymin-1-like: MFKFVLLFVVSSVVVFAQERACVAPKQFESRLYQYDHYTNFYRKGRMIYDAVGERVRFIEETAENQTRPSEDILILFRERKEYTLDLKTGKCVTSSPKMDFRPIGVEPGYKHAEDLIIGSIPEEGVEISVWYMTENSTDVQGTFISEFTRHDCIPFYHEFEGMMHGGKMHYHRTYYDVTLREIKPEDFNVPKECSPHFGTTLL, translated from the exons ATGTTCaagtttgttttattgtttgtcGTATCCAGCGTTGTTGTGTTTGCTCAGGAACGAGCTTGCG TTGCTCCAAAGCAGTTTGAATCGAGACTATATCAG tatgATCATTACACCAACTTCTATCGCAAAGGACGTATGATCTATGATGCAGTAGGAGAACGGGTTAGATTCATAGAGGAAACTGCAGAAAATCAAACAAGACCATCAGAAGACATTTTGATACTCTTCCGTGAG CGAAAAGAATACACTCTCGACTTGAAAACAGGTAAATGTGTGACGTCATCCCCCAAAATGGATTTCCGGCCAATCGGTGTAGAACCCGGATACAAGCATGCTGAAGATTTGATAATTGGATCGATCCCCGAGGAAGGAGTTGAGATATCAGTCTGGTACATGACAGAAAACTCGACAGATGTTCAAG GAACTTTCATTTCTGAATTCACTCGTCATGACTGCATTCCATTCTATCATGAGTTCGAAGGGATGATGCACGGGGGGAAAATGCATTATCATAGAAC atattatgacgtcacctTAAGAGAAATCAAGCCTGAAGACTTTAATGTGCCGAAGGAATGCTCTCCTCATTTTGGTACAACGTTGCTGTAG